The Chloroflexota bacterium genome has a segment encoding these proteins:
- the folK gene encoding 2-amino-4-hydroxy-6-hydroxymethyldihydropteridine diphosphokinase, protein MSVVDNPMQRVCIELGSNIEPAVNIPRAAALLHDYFTVLAISSAWETPPVGCTGCGNYINAAMLIESSATAEALKTQLRAIESQLGRVRTNDKFAARTIDLDVLLIDDVLIEPDLWKYAHLAVPVAELLPELQQPQDGRRLCDLANDLLAETPITLRAEVLLNPPQ, encoded by the coding sequence TTGAGCGTAGTAGATAACCCCATGCAACGCGTTTGTATCGAATTGGGCAGCAACATCGAACCTGCTGTCAATATTCCCAGGGCGGCGGCGTTGCTCCACGATTATTTCACGGTATTGGCAATTTCCAGCGCCTGGGAAACGCCTCCAGTAGGCTGTACGGGCTGCGGCAATTATATCAATGCGGCAATGCTAATCGAATCATCGGCAACGGCAGAGGCGCTAAAAACACAACTGCGCGCTATCGAAAGTCAATTAGGGCGCGTACGCACCAACGACAAATTCGCCGCGCGCACGATTGATCTGGATGTGTTGCTGATTGATGATGTGCTGATTGAACCTGATCTGTGGAAGTATGCCCATCTGGCTGTGCCTGTTGCAGAATTGCTGCCCGAGTTGCAGCAACCACAGGATGGCAGACGGTTGTGCGATCTTGCCAATGATTTGCTCGCAGAAACCCCCATCACATTGCGCGCCGAAGTTTTATTGAATCCACCCCAATGA
- a CDS encoding dihydroneopterin aldolase, with the protein MDKTIIKDLVARGIIGIEDWERKKLQEMLINITLFSDQSLASQSDDIADCINYRTVAKKVQAHAETAERLTVEALAADLADICLGEPQVEKVIVRVEKPGAVRFAKSVGVEIERSR; encoded by the coding sequence ATGGATAAAACCATCATCAAAGATTTGGTAGCCCGCGGCATTATCGGCATTGAGGATTGGGAGCGCAAGAAGCTGCAAGAAATGCTGATAAATATTACGCTGTTTAGCGATCAAAGTCTGGCCTCACAAAGCGACGACATCGCCGACTGTATAAACTATCGCACAGTAGCCAAAAAGGTACAGGCGCACGCCGAAACTGCCGAGCGCCTCACTGTAGAGGCGTTGGCCGCCGATCTGGCAGATATTTGCCTGGGTGAGCCGCAGGTCGAAAAAGTGATCGTGCGCGTAGAAAAACCAGGCGCGGTGCGTTTTGCCAAATCGGTGGGAGTTGAAATTGAGCGTAGTAGATAA
- a CDS encoding cyclic nucleotide-binding domain-containing protein — translation MNLLELIRNIELFRGLNTEELEAIAAICKSRNLSKGEILVTENEIGDEFYIISQGAAEVLVRAAAPTPQSIIHLGSGQVVGEMALVDKGPRSATVKVLQDNTRVQVIHNADFKAL, via the coding sequence ATGAACTTATTAGAGTTAATTCGCAACATTGAACTCTTCAGAGGGCTGAATACCGAAGAACTGGAAGCCATTGCTGCAATATGTAAGTCACGCAATCTTAGCAAGGGCGAAATACTTGTTACTGAAAACGAGATCGGAGATGAATTTTACATCATCTCACAGGGCGCTGCCGAAGTATTGGTTCGAGCCGCTGCGCCCACGCCTCAAAGTATTATTCATTTGGGCAGCGGCCAGGTTGTCGGCGAAATGGCACTCGTCGATAAAGGACCACGCTCCGCCACTGTGAAGGTACTACAAGACAACACTCGCGTGCAGGTAATCCATAATGCCGATTTCAAAGCTCTTT
- the folE gene encoding GTP cyclohydrolase I FolE gives MQQNYDTVRKIADLFENGGIDEKEIEKAIKVIIEAVGEDPQREGLQRTPERVASAYSELLAGYRTDPIELLNGALFEVNYDEMVIVRDIEFYSLCEHHMIPFLGRAHVAYLPNGRVIGLSKIPRIVDMFARRLQVQERMTQQIADLIDELLDPRGVAVVLEGVHLCSMMRGVKKHDARMTTSSMVGHFRRNMATRQEFLDNISRGSTPLRF, from the coding sequence ATGCAACAAAATTATGATACCGTACGCAAAATAGCCGACCTTTTTGAAAATGGCGGCATTGACGAAAAAGAGATTGAAAAAGCTATTAAAGTCATTATCGAAGCGGTTGGCGAAGACCCGCAACGTGAGGGTTTGCAACGCACCCCCGAACGGGTTGCCAGTGCGTATAGCGAGTTGTTGGCAGGTTATCGCACCGACCCCATCGAGTTGCTGAACGGCGCGTTATTTGAAGTGAATTACGATGAAATGGTCATCGTGCGCGATATTGAATTCTACAGCCTTTGTGAACATCATATGATCCCATTTTTAGGACGGGCGCACGTTGCCTATCTTCCTAATGGGCGCGTAATCGGGCTTTCAAAAATCCCCCGCATTGTCGATATGTTTGCCCGCCGCTTGCAAGTACAAGAGCGCATGACGCAGCAAATCGCCGATCTGATTGATGAACTTTTAGACCCGCGCGGTGTAGCGGTTGTGCTCGAAGGCGTACATCTTTGCTCCATGATGCGCGGCGTAAAAAAACATGATGCCCGTATGACCACATCGTCCATGGTGGGGCACTTTCGGAGAAATATGGCGACCCGGCAGGAATTTCTGGATAATATCAGTCGAGGATCAACTCCCCTGCGATTTTAG